Proteins encoded in a region of the Streptomyces violaceoruber genome:
- a CDS encoding GAF domain-containing protein, producing MTDAWLALEPGADPVERARALRRAHETFTEAGTVRRPVRAVVADSWRRSVRAGVGPDGTASVELMDGDLGAYRAEHPLSRVMPLVRELLGTFAADGEHLLAVCDAHGRLLWVEGHPATRRRAGRMNFVPGARWSESAVGTNAPGTAVAVGRPVQVFAAEHFIRRVQPWTCAAAPVHDPRTGRVLGAVDITGGDGLAHPHSLGFVQAVARATESQLALLTPERSASEAAELTALGRDEALLSADGRRVRLSRRHSEIVVLLAHHPEGLTGDELLCALYEDETVPPVTLRAELARLRGILGPGRLASRPYRLTMPVESDTSVVERRLRAGAVTAAAAAYAGPLLPGSQAPAVGRLRRRLADGLRAALIACGDPDLLADWAHAPWGEDDLDVWRALAAVRPTAATSSRLAALESELAAPNPW from the coding sequence TTGACTGACGCATGGCTGGCTCTGGAACCGGGTGCCGACCCCGTCGAGCGCGCGCGGGCACTGCGCCGGGCCCACGAGACCTTCACCGAAGCGGGAACGGTGCGGCGGCCCGTGCGGGCCGTGGTCGCGGATTCGTGGCGGCGGTCGGTCCGGGCGGGTGTCGGCCCGGACGGTACCGCGAGCGTGGAGCTGATGGACGGCGACCTCGGCGCCTACCGGGCCGAACACCCGCTGTCGCGGGTGATGCCGCTGGTCCGCGAGTTGCTGGGCACGTTCGCCGCCGACGGCGAGCACCTGCTCGCGGTGTGCGACGCGCACGGCAGACTGCTGTGGGTCGAGGGACACCCTGCCACCCGGCGCCGGGCGGGACGGATGAACTTCGTGCCCGGGGCCCGCTGGTCGGAGTCGGCCGTCGGGACGAACGCGCCGGGCACGGCCGTGGCCGTCGGCCGTCCGGTGCAGGTGTTCGCGGCCGAGCACTTCATACGCCGGGTACAGCCCTGGACCTGCGCAGCCGCTCCGGTGCACGATCCCCGCACCGGTCGGGTGCTCGGCGCCGTGGACATCACCGGCGGGGACGGTCTGGCGCATCCGCACAGTCTGGGTTTCGTACAGGCGGTGGCGCGTGCCACGGAGTCCCAGCTGGCGCTGCTCACTCCGGAGCGGTCCGCGTCGGAGGCGGCCGAGCTGACCGCGCTGGGCCGCGACGAGGCTCTGCTGAGCGCGGACGGTCGCAGGGTCCGGCTGAGCCGGCGGCACAGCGAGATCGTCGTGCTGCTGGCCCACCATCCGGAGGGTCTGACGGGCGACGAGTTGCTGTGCGCTCTGTACGAGGACGAGACGGTACCGCCGGTGACGCTGAGGGCCGAGCTGGCCCGGCTGCGGGGCATCCTGGGACCCGGCCGACTGGCTTCCCGGCCGTACCGGCTCACGATGCCCGTCGAGTCCGACACCTCCGTCGTCGAACGCCGGCTGCGGGCCGGTGCGGTCACGGCGGCCGCGGCGGCGTACGCGGGTCCGCTGCTGCCCGGTTCCCAGGCTCCGGCGGTCGGACGGCTCAGGCGCCGGCTCGCCGACGGTCTGCGCGCGGCGCTGATCGCCTGCGGTGACCCCGACCTGCTGGCCGACTGGGCTCACGCACCCTGGGGGGAGGACGATCTCGACGTGTGGCGTGCGCTCGCCGCGGTGCGGCCCACGGCGGCCACGAGCTCCCGGCTCGCGGCGCTGGAGTCCGAGCTGGCCGCGCCCAACCCGTGGTGA
- a CDS encoding ROK family transcriptional regulator, which translates to MSAPPHEAQPARPGRALPDTQQGMRRRNLSRVMHTVSAEGPLSRAAVASRIGLTRAAVSTLVDELIRSGLLEELGPERPGRVGRPGSALAVSGQGPAGIGAEVGVDHLAVCAVDLRGRVRARAVRYGSNRGRSPEPVLEQLTGLVRQVVSQAETEGLWPAGLAVAVPGLVARDGRTVVRAPNLDWHDADLGALLPADLPPTVDNEANFGALAELWLGDGTPRDFLHVSAEIGIGAAVVFDGRLLRGTRGFAGELGHVPVHPDGPRCACGGRGCLEQYAGEKAVLRAAGVEPGEDRVGLLAGRAAEGDEDVRRALREAGTALGIALTGAVNLLDPEGVVLGGALAGLAPWLLPSLRDELARRTAGPACPVAVSELGPQGPLLGAAHSVVRAVLDDPGAVAERA; encoded by the coding sequence ATGAGCGCACCGCCGCACGAAGCCCAGCCGGCCCGCCCCGGGCGCGCGCTGCCGGACACCCAGCAGGGGATGCGCCGCCGCAACCTGTCGCGGGTGATGCACACCGTCAGCGCCGAGGGCCCACTGTCCCGGGCCGCCGTGGCCTCGCGGATCGGGCTGACGCGGGCCGCGGTGTCGACACTCGTGGACGAGCTCATCCGCTCGGGCCTGCTGGAGGAGCTGGGTCCCGAACGCCCAGGCCGCGTGGGCCGTCCCGGCTCCGCACTCGCCGTCAGCGGGCAGGGCCCGGCCGGCATCGGGGCGGAGGTCGGCGTCGACCATCTCGCGGTCTGTGCCGTGGACCTCCGCGGCCGCGTACGCGCGCGTGCGGTGCGGTACGGCAGCAACCGGGGCCGTTCGCCGGAGCCGGTACTGGAGCAGCTCACCGGCCTGGTGCGTCAGGTCGTCTCTCAGGCGGAGACCGAGGGACTGTGGCCGGCCGGCCTCGCGGTGGCCGTGCCCGGTCTGGTGGCCCGGGACGGCCGGACCGTCGTCCGCGCACCGAACCTGGACTGGCACGACGCAGACCTCGGCGCCCTGCTGCCGGCGGATCTGCCGCCGACCGTGGACAACGAGGCCAATTTCGGCGCGCTCGCCGAACTCTGGCTCGGCGACGGCACTCCCCGGGACTTCCTGCACGTCTCGGCCGAGATCGGCATCGGTGCGGCCGTGGTGTTCGACGGCAGGCTGCTGCGCGGTACCCGCGGGTTCGCCGGTGAGCTGGGGCATGTGCCGGTCCATCCCGACGGGCCCCGGTGCGCCTGCGGTGGGCGCGGGTGCCTGGAACAGTACGCCGGTGAGAAGGCGGTCCTGCGCGCGGCGGGCGTGGAGCCGGGGGAGGACCGTGTCGGCCTGCTCGCCGGCCGGGCCGCGGAGGGTGACGAGGACGTACGGCGTGCCCTGCGCGAGGCGGGCACGGCGCTCGGCATCGCCCTGACCGGTGCGGTGAACCTGCTGGACCCCGAGGGCGTGGTGCTGGGCGGCGCCCTCGCCGGACTCGCGCCCTGGCTGCTGCCGTCGCTGCGGGACGAACTGGCCCGGCGCACGGCGGGTCCCGCCTGCCCGGTCGCGGTGTCCGAGCTGGGTCCGCAGGGGCCGCTGCTCGGAGCCGCGCACTCCGTGGTCCGGGCGGTCCTGGACGACCCGGGCGCGGTGGCGGAGCGGGCCTGA
- the xylA gene encoding xylose isomerase, with protein sequence MNYQPTPEDRFTFGLWTVGWQGRDPFGDATRQALDPAESVRRLSELGAYGVTFHDDDLIPFGSSDTERESHIKRFRQALDATGMKVPMATTNLFTHPVFKDGAFTANDRDVRRYALRKTIRNIDLAVELGASVYVAWGGREGAESGAAKDVRDALDRMKEAFDLLGEYVTEQGYDLKFAIEPKPNEPRGDILLPTVGHALAFIERLERPELYGVNPEVGHEQMAGLNFPHGIAQALWAGKLFHIDLNGQSGIKYDQDLRFGAGDLRAAFWLVDLLERAGYAGPRHFDFKPPRTEDFDGVWASAAGCMRNYLILKDRAAAFRADPQVQEALAAARLDELARPTAEDGLAALLADRSAYDTFDVDAAAARGMAFEHLDQLAMDHLLGAR encoded by the coding sequence ATGAACTACCAGCCCACTCCCGAGGACAGGTTCACGTTCGGTTTGTGGACGGTCGGCTGGCAGGGCCGTGACCCGTTCGGTGACGCCACCAGGCAGGCCCTGGACCCCGCCGAGTCGGTACGGCGTCTGTCCGAGCTGGGTGCGTACGGCGTCACGTTCCACGACGACGACCTGATCCCCTTCGGGTCGAGCGACACGGAGCGGGAGTCGCACATCAAGCGGTTCCGGCAGGCGCTGGACGCGACCGGCATGAAGGTGCCGATGGCGACGACGAACCTGTTCACGCACCCGGTGTTCAAAGACGGCGCCTTCACGGCGAACGACCGGGACGTGCGGCGGTACGCGCTGCGCAAGACGATCCGCAACATCGACCTCGCGGTCGAGCTGGGCGCGAGCGTCTACGTGGCCTGGGGCGGCCGGGAGGGTGCGGAGTCCGGCGCGGCCAAGGACGTGCGGGACGCGCTCGACCGGATGAAGGAGGCCTTCGACCTGCTGGGCGAGTACGTCACCGAGCAGGGCTACGACCTGAAGTTCGCGATCGAGCCGAAGCCCAACGAGCCGCGCGGTGACATCCTGCTCCCGACGGTCGGCCACGCCCTCGCCTTCATCGAGCGCCTCGAGCGGCCGGAGCTGTACGGCGTGAACCCGGAGGTCGGCCACGAGCAGATGGCCGGCCTGAACTTCCCCCACGGCATCGCCCAGGCGCTGTGGGCGGGCAAGCTCTTCCACATCGACCTCAACGGCCAGTCGGGCATCAAGTACGACCAGGACCTGAGGTTCGGCGCGGGCGACCTGCGGGCCGCGTTCTGGCTCGTCGACCTGCTGGAGCGGGCCGGGTACGCGGGTCCGCGGCACTTCGACTTCAAGCCGCCGCGGACCGAGGACTTCGACGGCGTGTGGGCGTCGGCCGCCGGCTGCATGCGCAACTACCTGATCCTCAAGGACCGGGCGGCGGCATTCCGCGCCGACCCGCAGGTGCAGGAGGCGCTGGCCGCGGCCCGGCTGGACGAACTGGCCCGCCCGACCGCCGAGGACGGTCTCGCCGCCCTGCTGGCCGACCGGAGCGCCTACGACACCTTCGACGTGGACGCGGCCGCCGCGCGAGGCATGGCGTTCGAGCACCTCGACCAGCTCGCCATGGACCACCTCCTCGGCGCCCGCTGA
- a CDS encoding N-acetylmuramoyl-L-alanine amidase, giving the protein MERERTAPVPTRRRLLKGAALATVPYTLLSGTRAAAQVRAVDYPSAEWLPASTSNYSRSSRPTAYPVDFVVVHVTQETYADTLSIFRDPEKQVSAHYVVRSSDGHVAQCVRETDIAWHAGNWDYNTRSIGIEHEGWVDRPEYFTNAMYEQSARLTAAICTAYGIPKDRTHIIAHHEVPGSDHTDPGPFWDWTRYIRLVNFA; this is encoded by the coding sequence ATGGAAAGGGAGAGGACAGCACCCGTTCCGACCAGGCGGCGGCTCCTGAAGGGCGCCGCGCTGGCCACCGTCCCCTACACCCTGCTCTCCGGTACACGGGCCGCCGCGCAGGTCCGTGCCGTCGACTACCCCTCCGCCGAGTGGCTCCCGGCGAGCACGTCGAACTACAGCCGGTCGAGCCGGCCCACGGCCTACCCCGTCGACTTCGTGGTCGTCCACGTCACGCAGGAGACGTACGCGGACACGCTGTCCATCTTCCGCGACCCCGAGAAGCAGGTGTCCGCACACTACGTCGTCCGGTCCTCCGACGGGCACGTGGCGCAGTGTGTCCGCGAGACGGACATCGCCTGGCACGCGGGCAACTGGGACTACAACACCCGCAGCATCGGGATCGAACACGAGGGATGGGTCGACCGGCCCGAGTACTTCACCAACGCCATGTACGAGCAGTCGGCCCGGCTCACCGCGGCGATCTGCACCGCCTACGGCATCCCGAAGGACCGCACGCACATCATCGCGCACCACGAGGTTCCGGGCAGCGACCACACGGACCCGGGGCCGTTCTGGGACTGGACCCGATACATCAGACTGGTCAACTTCGCCTGA
- the xylB gene encoding xylulokinase: MSAAEGPLVVGVDTSTQSTKALVVDAATGRVVASGQAPHTVSSGTGRESDPRQWWDALGEALSQCGEAAREAAAVSVGGQQHGLVTLDARGEPVRPALLWNDVRSAPQARRLIDELGGAKAWAERTGSVPSASFTVTKWAWLTEHEPEAARAVKAVRLPHDYLTERLTGEGTTDRGDVSGTGWWASGTEAYDEEILARVALDPALLPRVVRPGEVAGTVRDGHGLPFSKGTLVAAGTGDNAAAALGLGLRPGVPVMSLGTSGTAYAVSQRRPADPTGTVAGFADARGDWLPLACTLNCTLAVDRVASLLGLDREAVEPGTDVTLLPFLDGERTPNLPHSSGLLHGLRHDTTAGQLLQAAYDGAVHSLLGALDLVLDADADPSAPLLLIGGGARGTAWQQTVRRLSGRPVQIPDARELVALGAAAQAAGLLTGEDAAAVARRWNTAAGPVLDAVERDEATLNRITGVLSDAAPLLERDAASR, encoded by the coding sequence ATGTCAGCAGCCGAGGGTCCGCTCGTCGTCGGCGTGGACACGTCCACCCAGTCCACCAAGGCGCTGGTCGTCGACGCGGCCACCGGCCGGGTCGTCGCGAGCGGCCAGGCGCCCCACACCGTGTCCTCCGGGACCGGCCGCGAGAGCGATCCCCGCCAGTGGTGGGACGCGCTGGGCGAGGCCCTGAGCCAGTGCGGCGAGGCCGCCCGCGAGGCCGCCGCGGTGTCCGTCGGCGGGCAGCAGCACGGTCTGGTCACGCTGGACGCCCGGGGCGAGCCGGTGCGCCCCGCCCTGCTCTGGAACGACGTGCGCTCAGCTCCGCAGGCCCGCCGGCTGATCGACGAGCTGGGCGGGGCCAAGGCCTGGGCGGAGCGCACGGGGAGCGTGCCCAGCGCCTCCTTCACGGTCACCAAGTGGGCCTGGCTGACCGAGCACGAGCCGGAGGCGGCCCGCGCGGTGAAGGCCGTTCGGCTCCCCCACGACTACCTCACCGAGCGCCTCACCGGCGAGGGGACCACCGACCGCGGCGACGTGTCCGGCACCGGCTGGTGGGCGTCGGGCACGGAGGCCTACGACGAGGAGATCCTCGCGCGCGTGGCGCTCGATCCGGCCTTGCTGCCCCGGGTGGTCCGGCCAGGTGAGGTGGCCGGCACCGTACGCGACGGCCACGGCCTGCCGTTCTCCAAGGGCACTCTGGTCGCCGCCGGCACCGGCGACAACGCGGCCGCCGCGCTGGGTCTCGGACTGCGCCCCGGCGTCCCGGTGATGAGCCTCGGCACCTCGGGCACGGCCTACGCCGTGTCGCAGCGCCGGCCCGCCGACCCGACGGGCACCGTGGCGGGCTTCGCCGACGCGCGCGGCGACTGGCTGCCGCTGGCCTGCACCCTCAACTGCACGCTCGCCGTGGACCGCGTCGCGTCCCTGCTGGGCCTGGACCGGGAAGCCGTCGAGCCGGGCACCGACGTCACCCTGCTGCCCTTCCTCGACGGCGAGCGCACACCGAACCTCCCGCACTCCTCCGGCCTCCTGCACGGGCTGCGCCACGACACGACCGCCGGACAGCTGCTCCAGGCCGCGTACGACGGCGCCGTCCACTCGCTGCTCGGCGCGCTCGACCTCGTCCTCGACGCCGACGCGGACCCGTCCGCGCCCCTGCTGCTGATCGGCGGCGGTGCCCGGGGGACGGCCTGGCAGCAGACGGTACGGCGGCTGTCCGGGCGCCCGGTCCAGATCCCGGACGCCAGGGAGCTGGTCGCGCTCGGTGCCGCGGCGCAGGCGGCCGGTCTGCTGACCGGCGAGGACGCGGCAGCGGTCGCCCGACGCTGGAACACGGCCGCCGGGCCGGTACTCGACGCCGTGGAACGGGACGAGGCGACGCTGAACCGGATCACCGGGGTACTCTCCGACGCGGCACCGCTGCTGGAACGGGACGCGGCCTCCCGCTGA